The Meriones unguiculatus strain TT.TT164.6M chromosome 6, Bangor_MerUng_6.1, whole genome shotgun sequence genomic interval GCCCGTTTGAACCTTTATTTTAGATAGCTTCTCATAGTCATACTTACCAGTTTGAAGCTTGCTTCCAGTCTGCTTCTAGTTCAGGCAGCTTAAGTTAAATCACCAGTGGTACCTACTTCATTTTAAACTCATAGCCCTGTGTTGCTAACTTTCTTTTTGAAGCCGCATTAATGATAACTATTAAAGTTGCATATGCAATAGTATGTTTGCATAACAGTGAACGGTAGCCAAAATGCATCTAGATGAATGCCGTTAATTTAGGTTGCCTTGATGTAGATCGTTTACTCATGTAATTTACTTGGCATCTCAAAATGAGCATGAAGATCAAACAAGTGAGAATGAGAACTGAAGAAAACCAGGAGAGCTGCACTGAGAATTGGGAGGCTGGTTTCTGCCACTTGCTGTGTAGCAGTGCTAACAGCATCTTAGACCTTTCTTCAGCCTCTGGAACAAATGACCACGATCAGTGCTTTGGCTCAAACGCATGTGACCAGATACTCGGAAAACTGGTCCAGACTGGAAAAATAAGATATCTTTTTAAGTTGAGTGATATCTGGATAGTTGGCTATATTATTGGGGTTTATGAGTCTACCCACTAAAATGAACACAAAGAAACTGTTTTCCATCTGCTCAGAGGAGAAGCAGCTTCAGAAGTCTTTGTGTTTGGGTCTTTCTTAGATCACATTCCATATTTTAAATGGTGACTCTCTTACATATTTAAGGAATCTGATGCTTCTACCAGATGTATGGATGAAAATAACTATGACAGGGAAAGGTGTTCCAGTTACTTCTTGAAGTACAAAAACTGCCGGCAATTTTGGGTAAGCCCAGCTTGTCAAGCTTCTTGTAAAACTCTGCTCTTAGGCTTGTGACTAAAGCTGATATCAATCAGTAACCCACACTTCCCAGTGATGGTTGACCTTACCGTCTGTGAGGTATACCAACTCCATGGCATCCTTGAGAGCTTGTTTCATTCTATTCCAAGGTTTTAGACTCCAGTTTTAATATAAGTAAGTCTTTCTATGTAAGGACCTTTAGTCATAAAATAGCCTCATTATAAATCTGGAtttcctgaagaggaggagaaagtacAGTTCACCATGACATCATACATCTCATTAGACGTGTGTTTCAGTCTCCTTTCACATAGCCAATCGTAGTTGTTAAAATGGTCCCTTTTTTCTTGATATATTGATATTCATTTCTGTGTCCCTGAGTACTGACTCCAggtccttctttttccttttctgatagACTATTAGTTTCACTTAATAATTATGCATAGCTTTTGAAGGTGGACTGTAAACACTCTTGTGTATGTACTTAACGGCATATACATACCTATCCCATCTCCTGCTAGCAATGTGTTCTGTGGGGATAATCACTTCAGTGTAAATGTTAATAGATGGAAACATCTGGAGACCTGGCTGCCAGGTTTGGAGTTTTAAAATTTAGGTTTTAGTATTTTCCTTTTGAAGAAACAGTAGAAAATTACTGCCAAATTATTGCCATTTAATACATGACtgattttgatgttttcttttatgccTGTGCACAGAATTCTGTTATGCTCCAAAGAAGACGAAACGGAATTCAGCCATATATGCCTACAGCAGCAGAAAGAGATGAAATTTTGGGAGAAATGCGAAAGATGCCTTATTGAACTATTTGCATTAAAATTGTTTCTATAACTTGAAGcagatgattaaaaacaaaaacaaaaacaaaaacaaaaaaacaatgaactCTTAAGACTACTGGTTTCATCCCAGGCAAATTCTGAGTTGTCTTTGGTATTTGCTGTCTGTGCTGTGACAGAAACATGGTTATTACCATGCTGTCTCTCATGGAAGGACAGGAGTGTTAGGAAGGGCTATTGGAACTGAGCTCTCTTGGTCCTGGAAAGAGATTTAGCATGAGCACAGGCTGCAGGGGCTGTTACAGAGGTGGTGGTCCTCAGGAAAGGAAATGATGAAAGCGGTGCAgtgatggaaggaaagaatgtCCAAGTTTAAAATGAATGATGAAGTGGAGAGGTGATTGGCAAGGTGAGTTGTAGTAGGTATGTGGTGGGCCAGAGACCTGGGAGTCATTCCTGAAATCTTTGTCCTGCTGCACCCACCATCTGTATGCTGCACCCACCATCTTTATGGTTAGTACATTCACTAGGAGGTAAGTGGGCCCTGGAAGACCGCTGAGTAAGTGGCACACACAGAACTGTTACTACTTTAAGGAAAGGCTTAACTCCAGGGTTCTGGCTAAAACTGATGAAGTTTTGGCTCACCTAAAACCATAGCACCAGTTCTTGGACCACAGTTGTTAGGCAAAAAAGAAATGGACTCTCCCAGAAGCAGGATTTCTAGTTTTAGGATGAGAGTACAGGAAGTGAAATGGGGCTGATGAGATGAATCAATGTGGACGAGAATCTACTGACCTTCATTTAATGATAGCAAACAATGGGAGCATTCTCTGTGGTGACTGGATGGTACAGGAGCTCCGCTTTTACCACTGCTATGTCATAACTTGCTGTGTACTTAGTAATAACAGTGAATTGTCCAGTCCAAAGGCTCTGAAGTTTTTAAACCAAATgacaattattattttattttattctttgagacaaagtcttgctgGGTCATCTTGCCTGGCCTAGAACTTTGTGGTCCTCATACTTCAGCTTCCTGAACACCAGGATAACATGAGAGCCACCACATATGGTTTGAACTTGATTGTTGGATGTGAttctattagaataaaaaaatggaTTGAAAACATTTTGTGGTGCAGGACTCGTGGGAGTGACCAGCCAATGTTTGGCTTAACTTGAGGCTTTCCTGGTGTCCTATACAGCCTGAAtggccaagaaccagagactggatagcccagagacctaagaTTGGTGCCTTTTCTAGTTGTCATCAGGCTTCCCGGGATACAGCAGATGGGAGCAggtgcaaagacccacagccagacattatgtagAGAGAGTCTAAATTGAAGGTCTCCATTAGGTCCTTTCCCTCAGAGAGGAGATGTAGATCTGGGAACCCTGTGATTATGTACTTGTTGGGTCTCAAAACAGAGACAAAGTAGGCTGAGGTGCCTACTTACATATCAAAGCGgacctggctgccaggttctcccaggGTCCCTCAGTCTCTACCTGTTACAAGTTCCTGGCTGGCATACCCTGCCCCCACCTTAAGCTTTTCCAGCCCAGGTATTGGTGTAGGCTTTTCTCCCTCAAGCTGTCCTTCCCTACATAAGCCAATCATTTTGGTTACCTGCCCCTTTTGTCTACCCTCtaccctcctcctcccacctcctaatctggcttctctcttctttcctctcccctcccccatctccgaCATGGCCTGGCTCAGTCTAGTCATGCTCGCTCTGTACTTTTCTAGATGTCCcggcctctggctatgctctgccctttatctacaataaactttctcctccaccatacctaggaacagtCATGTCTTTCcacatttatttctctctttcattcaATTCAAAACAAATGAATGTAATCATTTTGTAGCTATTTGCCTTGATACAACCCTttgaagcttttcatttttaccATTTCTGCTTTGTGACTACCTTTATCACCTCTTAGCCACCAGTGCCTTCATATGAGCATTTCTTCCTGGAGTATCAAGCTGAATTGCTAAGTTATATTGTGGCTGTTAACTTAAAGTCTCTGACAGGCTTTTCAATCTGAGCATCTGTCAGAGTTCCAGTTTCCGCATCTTAAACATCTTTGACCCTCATGGCAGCTATCCTCATGGCTATAAATGGTTTGCTGTCCTTGGAGTTGGAGTGTACATTTCTTGGATGGTAAACATTTCTTACATGCCTTCTTATATAGATACTATGCACCCAAGGCTTGGGTGGAGCTCCGGTGTGGTTACTAGACTGCCTGGTATCTAATGCAAGAGTCTCAGTGGAGGTTCCTGATGTAGAAAAACCTCTCTGGGGCCTCTAGTGTGCTTGAGGGTGATGAGCTGGAAGAGGTATTTGCCCCATCCAGCCTAGTGGTCCTCCAGCCTGTGAGGTTGTCAAGTGATGATACATCTTGATGTGCTTCACCTCATCGGGAAAGTAGTTCTTTAGGACCTCATGGAGATGGAAGGCTGTGCAGACAGCACCAGCCCAAGATCAAAAGGTTCTAGTTCAGGTTTTCAGTTTTCCAGAGCCTCAACAATTCCTAAGGCCTCTAGAAATTTATTCCACTTACCTTGATATCTTGAAAAGACTTTTTGATTTGGAAGAGGGAGTAgctcctactctctctctctctctctgagacaaggCCTCATGCAGCCattttggccttgaactcatgatgtaGCTTAGTATGATCGCAAGCTTCTGATTTTCCTGTCTCTACTACCCAAATGGTAGTAGAGTTATGAACTCTACTGAGTTTCAGGCCTAAGTTACGAACAGGACAGCTTCTATTGTAATTTCCAGAGCATGGCGCTCTGGTACTACTCAGTCAACTCATAGAAGTTGTACAGAGCCTCATTGTCCAGTCCTTCCTGAAATAGTCCAGGGAAAGTTGGTAGGAGGCCTTCAGGTGCAAACTGACGAGGCAGCTCTACCTTGGTGAAATAATTTTGACAAATTGTGCTGATTAGTAGTACAGACCTAGCTGCAAAACAAGccacaagacaaacaaaacaacaggaaaaaaaatagcaacaacaacaacaacaacaaaacagtataACAGTATTGGTTGGTCATGGAAACCAAAGCTACTAAGAAAATGGGTTCCAGGGGTTGCCACGGGGAGGGAGATTAGAAGTTAGAATAAGGAGTTCTAAGGTTTGTCCAAAGAAAGTTAAAGCAAGATACAGTTCCATAAGACCACAGGGCATTCTTGTCAGATTTCTTTACATATATACTAGATAAAAGAGTTTGCATCTTTCCCCACATCTGCGGGTTGATTTTCACTTACACTAtcttttttaatcatatttttcattttggtGAATGTAAGCAAAACAACATTAACCATTTATATTAGAGTATTAATCTATGGAGtgtttctccccccccccttttggtACCATATCTAAGAGAGCATCCAAATGTAAAGGTCATAAAGACTTAGGTATATACCTGTTTCTTCTAAGAGCTTAATCATAATTCCATAATTGAGTTTCTGTTATGTATGGTCTTAGGTAAGTGTTTTCTTTCATCTTGTGATTATCCAGTTTTCTCAACACTATTGAAAAAAACTATTCTTTGTACTATTGAATTAGCATATTGGATATAAATCATTGATCATATATATGAGTAAATGGTTTATATTCTCTGCTCTATTCTAGGGATGCATATGTGCGTATCCTTGGACCAAAACATTGTCttgattattttagttttctATCAGTGGCATTTTCTTTGATGACTGGTGTCTGTTAAGTATATTTTCTATGATGTGCTTTGATGACATACTTACATGGgagttgtgcatgtgtgtgtgtgtgtgtgtgtgtgtgcgcgtgtgtgcgcacttgtgtgtgtatgtggaggccagaggcctatgctggtgtcttcttcaattcctcttcaccttattttttgagacaggatatttcACTGGGGTCTGGGTTCCTCATttaggctaagctggctggccagcaggctcCAGCAGGCTGATTTCTGTCTACAGTGCTGGTCACACTAGtggtgccaccacagcctggtgTGATGGTTTGAGTGTGAAgtgtctcccataggctcatgtgtttgaatacgtGGTCCCTGGTTGGTGGCACTGATGGGGAGGTTAAGGAATCTATAAAGGCCAGAGACTtgatggaggaagtatgtcactggggaagGGTTTTGAGAACTTACAGCTTTTCCCCACttccagttttctctttctgattCATTTTCAAGATGTGATCTCTCAATTTCTTGTTCCAGCTGCCTGCTGACATATCTTCCCCCAGCATTATGGACTCTcctgaaaccataagcccaaatcaACTTTTTATAAGTCACTTTTGATCACCGTGTTTTATGAGAGCAACAGCTGATACAcctagatctttttttttttattacagggttgggcggggggggggggggttgggctTGTATGATAAACATTTTACCAATTCAGCCATCTCCCTAGATCCCTCCTACTTTTAACTTTAGAGCACCAAACCCTGAATATATATTTGAGCCTAGTGATTCTACCCAGTCAAAACTGTTCAATTCTAAATttgtctccagcaattccctaCTTCTTTGCGGTTTTATAAATACACTGACAATTTTAGCATAGTTGTTGAAGTTCATAttgcactatttatttattttgcattcaGACAGGTTGtgacagcccaggctggctttgaactgattGCCCTACCTTGAGTAGGCAAGGTATCTTGAGTatcttgagtgctggcattacagacatgtaccaccatatcAGGCTTCATGGAACCATCATTTTAGTACTGTAAAATCTCTAGACAAAAATTTTTGTCACCACTGTTAGTAACAGTTTTATTGTAActgggaaacatttttttttttaattggg includes:
- the Chchd7 gene encoding coiled-coil-helix-coiled-coil-helix domain-containing protein 7, translating into MPLATRRLRDPDINPCLSESDASTRCMDENNYDRERCSSYFLKYKNCRQFWNSVMLQRRRNGIQPYMPTAAERDEILGEMRKMPY